The Nomascus leucogenys isolate Asia chromosome 4, Asia_NLE_v1, whole genome shotgun sequence genome includes the window ACTTGGCTCCCTTCAGACATGTGTCTGACCCCTGCAGGTTTCAGGCCTAAACAAGTACAGAGCTCTGGAAAGCAATGGGTAACTTGCAACCACTCTGATGGCAGGAAATAAAACAAggggaggctgagtgtggtggctcatgcccgtaattccagcactttgggaggccaaggcaggaggattgattgaggccatgagtttgacaTCAAcctggcaacataatgagaccttaaaaatttttttaaataaaaagctgggctgggcacggtggctcacgcctgtaatcctagcactttgggaggcggaggcgggtggatcacgaggtcagcagtttgagacaagcctggagaacatagtgaaatcccgtctctactaaaaatacaaaaaaattagctgggtgtggtggcgggcacctgtagtcccaactactagagaggctgaggcaggagaatcgctcgtacccgggtggcggaggttgcagtgagccgagacagagccattgcactccagcctgggtgacggagcaagactccgtctcaaaaaaaaaaaaaaaaaaaaaaaaaaacagttggccaggcgtggtggcttatgcctgtaatcccagcactttgggaggctgaggcaggcggatcacttgaggtcaggagttccagaccagcctggccaacatggggaaatcccgactctactaaaaatgcaaaaattagccaggtatggtggtaggtgcctgtaatcccagctactagagaggctgaggcagaagaatcacttgaacccgggaggcggaggttgcagtgaccccgatcgtgccacggcactccagcctgggtgatacagcgagaccccatctcaaaaaaaaattaattaattaaaaaagttaagctgggcgtggtggctcacgtctgtaatcccagcactttgggaggctgaggcgggcggttcacgaggtcaggagatcgagaacacggtgaaacccccgctctactaaaaaatacaaaaaaattagccaggcatggtggggggctcctgtagccccagctgctcgggaggctgaggcaggagaatggcgtgaacccgggaggcggagcttgcagtgagctgagatcgcgccactgcactccggcctgggtgatagagcgagactccgtctcaaaaaaaaaaaaaaagttattcaggtttggtggcacattcctgtagtcccagctactggaggtggggcaagaggaggctgaggcaggatgttcacttgagcctgggaggttgagtctgcagtgaccctgatggcaccactgcactcctgcctgctgggcgacagagtgagaccctgcctcagacaaacaaaaaccaagggGCTGCCAGGTGCCGAGGCGTGCAGGTACTGAGCCGGCGGCCGGGGAGGGCTCGCGGAACTCCTCAGATTTGTCGGAGGAGCCTTTCATTAAAGTGAAGAGACTAGCGGGTTGCGCAGGCCTGGCGGCGGCTTTTCCTCCCCTTCACCCTTgcggccccggccccggcgcTTGCTCACCGCCGCCTATGCTCTCCCCGCAGCCACCCGTGGGACACGGTCATCCAGGCGGCCATGCGCAAGTACCCGAACCCGATGAACCCGAGCGTGCTGGGCGTGGATGTGCTGCAGCGCCGCGTGGACGGCCGCGGCCGCCTGCACAGCCTGCGCCTGCTCAGCACCGAGTGGGGGCTGCCCGGCCTCGTGAGAGCGGTGAGCGGGGCGGGGGCTGCGGCTCCGAACGCGCCCGACCCCCCCACTCCCGCCCCCGCCCTCTCCTGCGTCCCTCCTCCCCTCGTCAGTCTCTCTGCCGCTCTGGCTGCCATCGGGGTGGGAGGGCGGCCGGGGGGGGGCCTTTCCTGAGGTCAGGGGTcgcggggtgggggtggcggtCGGGGGAACTTCCCTGAGATCAGGGGGCGCGGGCTGGGGGGATGGTGGGTTTTCCTCGAGATCGGAGGGCGTGGGGTGGGGGGGGTTGGTGGGGGGTCTTCCTTGAGATCGGGGGCGCGGGAGGCTCTGCCCGGCGCCTGGCGTCTGGCATCCCCATCTGCTCTCCCAAAGGGCCCAGACCTGCTGGATTAGCACCGCCAGGCGCCCCTCCTCCTGGCTTAATCGCCTCTAAAGCCCAGCATCTGCAGCCAGCCGCATCCTAGGGCACCGGGATTAGGCTTCACCATGGTTCAGCCTCCCGCGGCCTCTTCCCCAGAGCCAGGGAGGTCACTGGAAATGCGAATCTGAGCACGGCTCACCCCAACCCGGCCCCCGGATCTCGCCTCCACCTGCAGTCCACGCCTTGGCCTGGCACAGGCCTCTCAGTCAGCCCAGCTCCTGCTGCAGGGGCCTGCACCTGCtgcccccagcccgacacccccACCCTAGCACTATGGTGGTACCttcctctttggggctctgcccAGACTCTACCTGGCAGAGGAGCCTCCCAGCTCCACTGCCCGCAGCCTGTTTTATTTTGCCGGGAGCATAGTGCTACCGCACACTCCACTCTGTTGGAATTCATTTCTTTGCTCAGTGGCTCACCTGCTGGAGCAGAAGCGCCCTGGACAGAGGGTTTTGTCTCCGTCCGTTGCTGCATCCCATGATATCATTTCTTGAATAGTGAACTAATTAGTAAATGCAATGGTATTCGGTGGTGATATGAAGTAGAATTTTTAACGTTCCACTATgctagttttgctttgttttttagattttagGAACCAGTAGGACTTTGACATACATCCGAGAACATTCTGTGGTGGatccagtggaaaagaaaatggaactttGTTCTACCAATGTAAGCAATGGCCTCAGATGAGAAAGGGGCTCAGCGTGTCTGGGTGGTGGTGCGTAAGGCCttagtttaattatatttccAGCCCACCTTTGGTCTAGGTGTTGCTTGTTTTTAATAGAAAGGctgaattcattttattatctttttattcaaGTATAATAAGTATATAGAAAAATGCACATAATGATGAATTGTCACAAAGAACGCACCTCTTAACTAGCAGGCAGGTCAAGCAACAGAATTTGACCAGCCCCTGAGACCCCTTGGGCACCCCCCACAGGATAACCACTGTCCCAACAACCAGCAgacgtttttgtttttttcaagattgggtcttgccttgtcacccaggctggagtgcagtggtgtggtcatagctcagtgcagcctcgcactcctgggctcaagtgatcctcctgcctcagcttcccaaatagctgggaccacaggcatgtgctgccattcctggcttttttttaatttttcatagagataggatctcactgttgcccaggctgatctcaaactcctggtctcaagtgatgcCTCccaatgggttttttttttttctttttcttttttgtttttttattttttatttttgagacagagtctctctctctcatctaggctggagtgcagtggatctcagcaccctgcaacctccacctcatgggttcaagtgactctcctgtctcaccctcccaagtagctgggactacaggtgtgtaccaccaacaggcatttttttttttttttttttgagatggagtctcgccctgtcgcccaggctggagtgcagtggcgcgatcttggctcactgcaacctccaccccctggtttcaagcgattctcctgcctcagcctcttgagtagctgggattacagccgcgtgccaccacacctgctaatttttgtatttttagtagagaggacgtttcaccatgttggtcaggctggtcttgaactcctgacctcgtgatccacccgcctcggcctcccaaagtgctgggattacaggtgtgagccaccgtgcccggcccaacaGGTACTTTTAAAGCTACTTCCCCCCTTCACTCCTCTCTCACTTCTCTcagttaaaaaatgtatattggcCTAATGCAAATGCAAGAACATGTTGGGGAATATGCATGGGctaggaaaattatttatttcataaaataatcgTTATTTTCAGCAAATACAGAAATGGGCTATGGTGGGTGAAGTCAGCGGTGCCCTCATCTGGCCTCCCTTTTCTGTCCCCAGTGCCATGGTTGGCTCTAGCCACCACTATTGACTGGTTCTGCCAACAGTATCAAGTGCCTGCCAGGTACCCAGCACAGTGCTAGGGATGGGGAATGCAAGGATTAAGATATTTCCTCCTGACTGGCTCTGTCATCGCACGGTGGGCATCTAAACAGCCCATGTAGGTGGCAGTAGCAGGAGCTCCCCTAAGTGGCTATGTGAAGGTAGGTGACAGGGAGCCTGGCAGGACTTCTCCATACACACTGGCAGTGGGCGCCCTTGAGCCTTAGAGAGCCACAAACAGATGGCGTTACAGACTAAGAGGGGAAGGTGGtgtgggagggaggaggctggagaggggcAGGCACAAGAccacagaagaggaagaggagctggAGGTCGTTTTCATGGTAAGAGGGAGCCACTAAGAGTTTGTTGCAGGAAGGTGAGGTAGCCGGGTTGTGTGTTGGGAAGAATACCTTGGCAGCCTTGTGGAGAGAGGGCGGGGGGGATGTTGGGACCTGAGCCAGGGAGACCAGTAGTCCGGGCAGGTAATTGTCCAGGTGAGAGGTAGCAGAGGCCACCTGGGGTGAGACATGGGGAATGAGGAACAGGAGGCTCACGGTGCAGCTCTGCTCTCTGGTTAGCACGCCAGGCTGAATGGTGGCCCATGAGGGGCAGGTGTGAGAAGAGAGAGGTAAGCTTGCTTTGCACATCTTGAGTATGCGGCCCCTGCACAGCAGGCTATGGAGTGTCCAGCCTGAAGCTGAAGGTGCGGCCAGCGGTGCTGCAGTGAGGGAAGGGCGACCTgggcccaggggcaggcagggctggtgggTGCAGTGGGTGGGGACAGGGCTGAGGAGCAAGTCATCCGGGCGGCCATGCACAACTACCCGAACTGGTACCTGGGCAGCTCCCCATCTTCTCAGCATCTTGTGGGAGGCCCAGTGTTTGAAAGAAAGTGGAGCTGCTCTGGTCCTGCGGCTCCCCTGCCCCAACCCGAGGGCCTTGGGAGCTCCTATGAGTTTCTCAGGTGGCCATGGGAACAGCCCCCCAGGATGCTTGGTGCTGTCGGCCAGCCACACTCTGCCCAGCTGGGAGCACCTTCCGTAGAAGGCAGCAGGTGCATCCCTGTGTGCTGAGATGAGGCTCTGAGCCACCTGCAGGATAGAGCCTAGCTCCTTAGTGTACTTCCTGGAGTTCTGCCAGTGTCCCCTGGTCCTATTGGCTCCTTGTTCCAGGCTGCACGAAGTCACAGGAGCCTGTCGGGGTCCCCACTGGCTATTCCTGACAGCTTATGTATTACATTCTTTCTGCCCCCCAAAACCAATATTTACTTATGAAATTCCACTTTATCCTTCCAGaaaactcagttgtatgtaaAAAGGAACAGTTTATGCTCCAGTGAAGTCTGACGGAAAGGAAATGGGGTTTGGAGCAAGACAGACATGTGCTTGCATCCTGAAGCCATTGCTAGATGGCCCAATAACTTGGGGATGCTATTTACATTTTCTGAGTCTCACATTTcttgtataaaaaagaaaagaacaaacctcAGAGAAGTAAGGTTTATGAAACACAGCGACTTGCATAAAATATTGCACATAAAATGACAACAGTTAATCAGAGTTTAATTTGTAATTGATACTGTTAGATATTTCTGTTGAATGTAACGCCCATACACGCGAGACTCTTGATAACCTGGCACTCCGTAGGAGGAGAGAGATTTCCTACTAACCATTTGCATTGGGacagtgaggctggggagggattCAGTGAGAGATTACTGAAAAAACGAGTATTTATCCCTACAGAAAGGTTATTTTGCTTTTCActgtttaaactttttaaaacatggtcTTTTATCAGAATTGGCATTTCGAGAAGAGGGTGAACTGGGTTAAACAATGAAGCAATTCTAGAGCTCTGTTGTCCAGTGTGGCAGCCACCAGCAACATGTGGCTATTTAATTTTAAGCTATTTATGGCcagtgcggtggcccacgcctgtaatcccagcactttgggaggctgaggcaggcaggtcacctgacttctctgaggtcaggagttccggaccagcctggccaacatggcgaaacccatctctactaaaagtacaaaaattagccaggcatggtggcgggtgcctgtagtcccagctactctggaggctgaggcaggagaatcgcttgaatctgggaggtggaggttgcagtgagccgagatcgtgccattgcactcaagagtgaaactccatctgaagaaaaaaaaaaattaaattaattaggataaaataaaattaaaaattccattcaTCAGTCATTAGCTGCATGTGTTTGTGTCTACCATATCAGACAGCATGCATAGGACGTTACTGTTATCACAGAAAATTCTGTTAGTGTGGCTCTAGAGCTCCAGTGTTTAAATTGGTTTTGAcaaaatataggctgggcgcagtggctcatgcttgtaatcccagcattttgggaggctgaggcaggtggatcacgaggtcaggagatcaagaccatcctggctaacatggtgaaaccccatctctactaaaaatacaaaaaaaaaaaaaaaaattagccaggcctggtggcgggtacctgtagtcccagctactggggaggctgaggcaggagaatggtgtgaacccagaaggcggagcttgcagtgagccgagatcaaggcactgcactccagtgtgggcgacagagcaagactccgtctcaaaaagaaaatataggctgggcccagtggctgacacctgtaatcccagcactttgggaggccaaggtgggaggattgcttgagctcaggagtttgagaccagcccgggcagcattgcaaaatcccatctctacaaaaaatttaaaaattagtccggtgtggtggtgtgcacctgtagtcccagctactcaggaggctgaagtaggaggatcacttgagacctggaagttgaggatgcagtgagccttgatcacaccactgcactccagcttgggcaacagaacaagactctgtctcaaaaaataaaaagaggccaggtgtggtggctcacacctgtaatcccagcactttgggaggccgaggcgggtggatcacgaggtcaggagatcaagaccatcctagctaacatggtgaaactccgtctgtactaaaaatacaaaaaattagccggtggtggtggcgggtgcctgtagtcccagctactcgggaggctgaggcaggagaatggcgtgaacccgagaggcagagcttttagtgagctgagatcgcgccactgtactccagcctgggctacacagttagactccatctcaaaaaaaaaaaaaaaaaaaagaaagaaagtataaatGTACATAAAGAGTTAGTCTGTT containing:
- the PRELID3A gene encoding PRELI domain containing protein 3A isoform X1, giving the protein MKIWSSEHVFGHPWDTVIQAAMRKYPNPMNPSVLGVDVLQRRVDGRGRLHSLRLLSTEWGLPGLVRAILGTSRTLTYIREHSVVDPVEKKMELCSTNITLTNLVSVNERLVYTPHPENPEMTVLTQEAIITVKGISLGSYLESLMANTISSNAKKGWAAIEWIIEHSESAVS
- the PRELID3A gene encoding PRELI domain containing protein 3A isoform X3, which gives rise to MRKYPNPMNPSVLGVDVLQRRVDGRGRLHSLRLLSTEWGLPGLVRAILGTSRTLTYIREHSVVDPVEKKMELCSTNITLTNLVSVNERLVYTPHPENPEMTVLTQEAIITVKGISLGSYLESLMANTISSNAKKGWAAIEWIIEHSESAVS